The genomic DNA tggtaGCGTCTTCTCCAGTAATTTGTCTACTTTCAGCCAAGCAGGAGTGCAGTAGTGAATTTCAGACAGTACTACTaatgctgaaaaaaacaaaacaaagtgagtACTGATACGTTTCCAGAGGTGATATTTTTGTTACCATTGTATCAGTTCTTGTGACATTCctagctggaagtgacatctgaGTCGCCTCCCTGACAGAATGATAAACAGGCGAGAGAgagcaagaaaagaaggagtGAGAGGAGGAGTGCTTTTGAGTGTGGAGCAGTGAGCTGGTGAAAGAGCCAACCCCCTCCTAACAAACATGGTGGTCTGGGTGGGATTAACAGCCAGTTAGACAGGTAGACCACTGAAGCTATAGGTGGGCTTACTAATGTTGTTAGTGGCTGGAAAACGTGACTCAATATGTGTTGTGCTGAACACACTGTCTTCAGTGTCAGTATCTGTTGGTTTCACTGTAATTGATGTGTGACTTATTAATACACCCAAGGCTAAGTCTCTTTGAAATGATGTTCTTCATTTAGGCCAAATCCAGACCCCGGATCTGTCTCTCTTACATTTTGACCAGACCTGTGTAGACGTGTGCTGCCAGCGTGAAATGTTTCCAAACAAAAAGTCCAGAATTTGTAAATGTCgcctttctttttgtctttgcttTGCCTTGGCCAGCTAGGATCTTTGTCTACTGTCAAATCTGTTTTCCCTCCAAATCTGCGGAGATCTTCTTAGGCTGACATGGAGGGTCCCCCAGCATTTTGTATCTCACATAAAACTTAGCTGGAAATTGTATGTGTGTTGTTAAAATTTGGAAGTGACCCTGAAACATGCTCAAGTTATTTTAGGTGACTGTATGAATTAATTCTATCAATTTAATTGTTGACAGATAAAAATGAACCTCCTTCCCAGTTCCCAAGGCCATGCAGAGCAGTGTGGAATGGTCTCCAGTCCAGTATCTGTGCATGTGAGAAGATAATCTTAGAAGAGGAAAAGAGTTTCACACGCAGCAATGGCCTCGACTAACACTGAAAGCATGGCTGAAAGGCTAGCACACATTAAACAGGAGGATTGTGAGTGGGGCACAGCAGAAGAAGATGTGTACGTGAAGCTGGAGGATTGTGAAGGCAGCGTTTCTGTGTTTAAAGAGGAGGAGTGCAAGGGGGAGATTGTGGAAGTCAAAGTTATGGATTTGGAAGATTTGTCAGTTAGCCTTGAATTGCAAAAGCACGAAACTGGGACCATTTTCAAGCAAGATTTTTGTGAAGACTCCCACTCTAGTTTGCAGCCCTGGGTCACAGACATGGGACAACTGGCTCCCCAGCAGAATTCTATGGAACTGAAATCTGAGTTTGAAGAGAAAATCGGTGACGGAAACTggagaggagaagaaggagaacaGAAGTCCTCTAGCAATGTGGGAAATAGTAAGTGATGTGGTTAAACGTGAAAGAAAGTGACAGCTAAACATTTACATGCTCTACCACTGTTTGTCTTGTCTTTAGTAGGTGGAAATTTGAGTGAAAGGCACAGCTAGAGATGAGGAGCTCGAGTGCATAACGACTATCAAATAATAAACTGTGAAATTGTCTGAAAGCTCCGAAAAGTTGAATGAGTCCAACACATAGCTTTCCCATATAcattttaatcataaaataacatgaaaatttcatttcataaATTATAATACtcatattttcttaaaaatatgttCCAATTGGGAAACAAAtgtgccaaaaaaaaataaaaatgacagtcaTTCCATGCAGCTAAGTCTACTGGAGTGACTTTGGTTCAAACGCTTCTGTCCTTTGTAATGCCGTGCCATGTTTTGTGCAGATGGAGTGACTTGTTTGTGCCAGTCACGTCCACAGACGCTCATCCTCACAgacgttttttttttactatgaaaGTCAATTCCTAAATCTTGTAAGCCTGTCTACCTTTTTGATGAGATCACAGCCCTGACCTTACtcagattattataaaatatacactTGTGCCCAAAAGCTGTGAGAATGACACAACTATGAATtgtcacaaagtttgctgcctcagtgttTATGCTGGCAATTTGCAttgactccagaatgttctgaagagtgatcCAATGAATTGCCAAGTGCctgtttgccatgaaaatgaacttcatctcaaaaaaaaaaaaaaaaaacctttccactgccacaaaaggaccatcATTGCTTTGCACAAAAAGGGCTTCACAGGCAAGGCTATTGCTGCTAGGAAGATTGCACCTAAATCAACCATTTATCAGATCATCAAGAACTTctaggagagagagacagagagagaggttcaTGTGTTATGAAAgtttcagggcacccaagaaaatCCAGTAAGTGCCAGAACTGTCTCCTAAAGCTGATAAAGCTGGTAttggactgcttggggaaagtcCTGTTCTCTAATGATAATCtgattggaaaaaagaaaaagtgagtaGCACTACCATCCATCTGTGTCATGTACGCCAACAGTACAGCATCCTGAGGgatgggctcactcacaatttggcctaagaacacagccatgaataaagaatgggacccaaACCTCCTCCGAAAGCAACTtgtcccaaccatccaagaacagtttggtgaccaacagtgaacaatccagcatgatggagcaccgggccataagccaaaagtgacaactaagtaGCTTGGGGAACAGAACATCGGAAATTTagggaaactccccattgagaacttctTGTCAGTCCtcaaacaacccccccccccccccccccccccaattctgacaaactccaagcattgatgatcAAGAATGAGCAGCTGCCATAAGTCAGGATTGGgctcagaagttgattgccagcctgccagggtgaattgcagaggtcttgaaaaagaaagaatttccaacactgcaaatattgactctgtgcataaacttaatgggattgtcaataaaagcctttgaaacttctgaactgctcgtcattctacttcagtttaccagagaaacatctgccaCAAAGATctcaaaacactgaagcagcagacttggTGAAAACTaccacttgggtcattctcagaacttttggCCATGGCTGTAGACCTGCAGAATATGTGGGAAAgagtctgtagtactagggcaggggtgggcaaaatcattcttggagggccgcagtggctgcaggtttttgttccaacccaattgtttaataagaagcacgtattgctctagaaacacttctgcttcactttagttgtctcccttattaagattatgaacccttattgcttattttagtcttaaacagctgcattctcggtttttaattgctcctcattagcaataagatgcaaatgacaaaagaaaccagcagttatccattttgcttgttaccctttacacctgtgtgtatttctcgtgcactatttggtttaattaaatacagtgaaggattgagaattacctgTCCGTTTTACACGTCAAAGTATTTGGATggtatccttagaatggaaaaaacatCTAGGATATAAGAATGACTCGACATAGCACAGttaaaagcactaacaagccatgaaatgtaattattggcaaggattgttttctaattaagcaactgggttggaacaaaaacccgcggccctTCAGGAATGactctgcccacccctgcactaggaTGTTGTAACATGTTAGCCAGTATGGaggaagtgagaagtcaagcaaagtgacacgtTTATTTGGCTCAACTAAAAAGATTAGAGTGTACACTTAGGAGTTTGAACCAGATGTGACATCCCATAATATTCTCAAGCACTGTTCATTCAATTCAGGGTTCCATAGGGTAGTTTAGCAGTACCATCAGACAGCTGGACTGTAGGGAGTGTTAGTCCAATCCGAGCTCCTTCATCCCTACTAACAAACTGTGGACGCttgaggcgctgttgccccgctaaacccaccatacagatgtccaagacacacttataaaaagcaccaagaagaatctctaataattttttttcaataagtgcacaaagcaccacacattccacaattctccaataataataaacaataatcactaatcacaatcctccactcctcccagcaactccgtcactctaccacccaactccggcttccCCTGCTGGGTtttgaccagtcctttaaatagtccatgacccggaagttttccttctccgggtcaaacgccacatcatccttcaagtagcccggaagtactgcgggcttccgtcctcatgccTCCGAGTTGTCataacagtaggagtccccaggttccttgtgagctccctctggtggcacccacagcactcaacagggctgaggaaactgactccatgtcccatgataccctgagggaatccggggaaccctTTCCGTCTGGGacgagctgccacctagcatcccggggaatgcagtgccctgaaaagcctgctcttcctcctttttttctgttcagGGACATTCCGGACAGACTGaaacgccggccgtccatcacaaagcTTAAAAGTCCCCAGGCTACCTGACCTGCATATTCTTTTAGAATGTGATAGAAGGACTGGAGTCTGTCAAGTAAAACTGAGGCAGGCAACATGTGAAGGCCATGTGGACAACATCAGCCGAGAATGCTGTACCCCCTGAGTCGGCAGATAAAGCCAACGGACCTGCCAGATTCCCATTTCTGTTGGTCTGCTGTCCCAACCCCAAGTCACTCTATGGTTACACCATAAAGCATTGAGTTGGAGCCATGAGTGgctgtgctaaccactgagccTCACTAACGGAAGAGAAGGTGAAgctctatttatttttgttttaatttaggtTTTAAAATCATCTAAATGTTAGCAAAGAAGTCAAACAATTAAGGAAAAGCCAAATTTTACCTCCCAGATTGCCATTCCTGTTGGTCATCTGTCCAGTCGGCCCCTCTCTCTTTTATTAATTACGGTGGAGGTGAATGACAACAGAATAAGACAAGGCTCTGGGGCTGATTCCATCACTGAAGATGATCCGTTCACTGGAGAGTCCtgttaaaaattaacaatataaatgaGAGGAACACTAAAATAAGTGAGGGGGCAATAGTGTTATGGAGGGGTTTGAACTTGAGTTTTACTTGACCAAAATGCACTTTGTCAGCTCCACTTGCCAGATCccactcatccattttcttaaccttagGTCACCAGCATCTTTGGAGTAAGGTAGGCATCAACCTGAGAATGGATGCCAGTCCCCTGCAGGGCACCACactggcatacacacacacattcacactccaTTACACCAGGTGGTAATTAGCACAGCGGACAGATCTGAGGGATAGGAGGGGAAGATAGAGAAACTGAACAGACAccaagagaacatgcaaagtccaaacACACAATAGGCAGAGCCAGGAACtcggtgtgaggcagcagcaccagtcCAGTCCATGTGACAGATACAGCTTTCACAATGATctattaaaataaagtgtttgtaTTATTGCAGATTTCCTGGAGAATTGCAGCTTCTCTGTGTCTTCGTTTCATCAGCGCCCCCTTCAGCGTGGACTACGGCAGGAGCAGGTCAAGGAGaagatgaagaaatcaaaaagagaATCGGAGAAGTTGACCTCGGCATCTTTGTTGTGCAGTTCTTTTACTGCTGACAATCCGACACCGACAAAATCCATCAACACTGACCGACGACAAGTCCATAACACAGATCAAGAAATTTTACACACCAGGCACAAACgtggaaaaactttaaaaaaaaaatctgcctgtAAAGATAAGTCGATTCATTCAGTTAAGAAGCCGTTTgcctgttcagaatgtggcagaCAATGCCCTAATCGTAGCAGCCTCCAAAGGCACATGCAAGTTCATACGGGAGAAAGGCCGTGTtcgtgttctgaatgtggcaaacagttctttGACTATAACACTCTTCAGAGGCACACCCGggttcatactggagagaaaccctattcctgttctgaatgtggcaaacaatttccTTACAGTAGCTCTCTTCAGAAACACAGAcgagttcacacaggagagaagccgtttGTTTGCTCCGAATGTGGTAAAGATTTCTCATTCTTGTGCAATTTTCAAAACCACTTAAGGATTCACAGTGGAGAAAAGCCTTACtgttgtaatgaatgtggcaaacaattcgcCCAAGGAAGCAGCTTACGGAACCACGTCAGAaatcacactggagagaaacctcactgttgttcagaatgtggcaaacgattctcaaaACTAAGTCATCTTCACAGGCACACaaggattcacactggagaaaagccatatacCTGTCCTGAGTGTGACAAACGATTCTCACAAGTAAGCCATCTTCACAACCACGCAAGAACCCATACAGGAAAGAAgcgaaaagagaaaaaataactaaatatcatGAAATGCAATTGGAGATGAGCCAGATGTGGAGTAAAACCACACCGAGTGTGGCAGTGGTGCTGGCCttatcaaaaaagtaaaattccaGGCCCCTTTAGATGCCTTACCAATCACCATCACTCCATGTGAACTAGAGAAGAATGCACTGTTAGGAACAATCCAAGCTCTGCCAGCAAACCTAAAAGAATAACAACAGCTGTGCAAAATTCACACCAGAAAAACAAGCACACTTCAGGACTCAAGAGTGTGAGGTTCACTCCTGTCCTAAAAAGTTAGCAAATGAAACCATTGTTCAGAAAAGGCATATACTGTAGCTatgctgaatgtggcaaacgattctttGACAGTAACCATCTTCCTATGCACATACACAAATTCAGGCTGGATAAAACCGTCCTACATGCATTTACCTGCACACATGTAACCAAGTTAAGGCAAAaagctggtttcttaaaaatgtgtatttactgtatgtactcgAGTAATCATTTGGAGTTCTTCTTTTGGCAAAGTGCTCCCAACGTGATTAAACTGcgtaaaaaaacagctaaacgTCGTCATCATCAGCCGCCAtaaatctgaaaacaagcattGAAGCTTGTGATCATTTCCtcgtcttatatataaacgtctatgcgtggaagtgtgagtttgtgtgtgtctgtccggcccggaaatgagaggctccacctccgaggatacacaagcgtggccagcacatcggcaaaatgaaacctccaaagaaagagtcactcacttaagctgctaatacagaagcgaagCGAGCACATCAgtaaatggtatcccttttacttttcttcccgcCATTAAtatacaagcgaggcgagcacgtcggcaaaacgaatcatTCGAAGAAAGGCAAAGTCGTTTAGCTGCTAATATACAAGTAAGATGAGCATATTGGCAAAACGaagcctcagaagaaagacaaagtcgcttagctgctaatacacaagtgatgtgaGCGCATCGGCAAAACGTAACCCCAGAAGAAAGACCGTCGCTTacctgctaatacacaagtgagatgACCATATTGGCAAAACAAAtcatccgaagaaagacaaagtcgcttagctgctaatacacaagtgatgtgagcacatcggcaaaacgtaACCCCAgaagaaagacagttgcttagctgctaatacacaagtgaggcaagcacatcggcaaaacaaatcatCCGAAGAAAGGCAAAGTcatttagctgctaatacacaagtaagATGAGCATATTGGCAAAACGAAGCCTCagtagaaagacaaagtcacttagctgctaatacacaagtgatgtgagcacatcggcaaaacgtaacctcagaagaaagaccgTCGcatagctgctaatacacaagtgagatgagcacatcggcaaaacaaatcatCCGAAGAAaggcaaagtcgcttagccgctaatacgcAAGCaatgtgagcacatcggcaaaacataacctcagaagaaagacagtcgcttaagtgctaatacacaagtgaggcgagcacatcggcaaaacaaatcctcctaggagagagacgtccagagaagttcctttcaattacctggcatctctacatttcaattttttttctgacgatttcaatagtttctagaaccctgggctttttacaacacgggcttacacagctaagtGTTTTATAAATACCTTTAGTTCTTCAGGTGCTTTGAAGTAAAAGACATTCAttcgttcattttttatttatttatttttttacatcatctACCCGAGACACCAATGATTTGCGGTTGTGGAAGAAATTTAACGGCCACCGCCCACTGGGTGTCCCGTATTGGCAGTAAACACGGGCAGGAGGAAGCGTCagtcgttattctttatctaaattttGCAGTAGGCAACACAGCAGATCTTATTAGCAAGGGTTACCAAGGAAAAGAGCGTCCTCCGCGCTGTATTTATACAATTCAGTGATCAGCTCACAATTCCAAGGAATGTTACAtcatcagaaaacttttaacaggATTGGTTACCCTAACCCCCCAATTGCTGACGGGACAAAATGTTGATGCCTTAACTAACCACAAGTAACCCAGTCGTCTAGGCTGATTGATAGTCCTGTCCGTTTTAGATGTGTGTGACTCCTTGTTCCCGTGGTTTGTTATACAATGGTCTTAATATTTTATAATCCAACTGGGTACATTGACAGGAAACTTAGCCTAAGCATTACAATACAACAATGAGTATGCCGTACATATGACTGTCCCTTTAGCTTTtgtatagatttttttctttttttgctgttaagtCACTAAAATgcctttatcatagtgaataataaaataacagctttggcttttaagcataagctcagaagataaaaatatgaaatcttgAGCACAAAATCCGCAGATAATAAATTTGGGCTTCTTT from Erpetoichthys calabaricus chromosome 5, fErpCal1.3, whole genome shotgun sequence includes the following:
- the LOC114641696 gene encoding zinc finger protein 501-like; protein product: MASTNTESMAERLAHIKQEDCEWGTAEEDVYVKLEDCEGSVSVFKEEECKGEIVEVKVMDLEDLSVSLELQKHETGTIFKQDFCEDSHSSLQPWVTDMGQLAPQQNSMELKSEFEEKIGDGNWRGEEGEQKSSSNVGNNFLENCSFSVSSFHQRPLQRGLRQEQVKEKMKKSKRESEKLTSASLLCSSFTADNPTPTKSINTDRRQVHNTDQEILHTRHKRGKTLKKKSACKDKSIHSVKKPFACSECGRQCPNRSSLQRHMQVHTGERPCSCSECGKQFFDYNTLQRHTRVHTGEKPYSCSECGKQFPYSSSLQKHRRVHTGEKPFVCSECGKDFSFLCNFQNHLRIHSGEKPYCCNECGKQFAQGSSLRNHVRNHTGEKPHCCSECGKRFSKLSHLHRHTRIHTGEKPYTCPECDKRFSQVSHLHNHARTHTGKKRKEKK